The DNA sequence tattttctataaaactaaggaAAATGACAAGTACATGTTTTGATGtatccacggttgattttgtaccTCTAGGACTTGAATGTATTCTCCAAATTATCAACCTTGTCTTGTACtactgttatgtaggacattttcttaattatttaactttgacctcacggtgggactacattgatactaaatgaaacttttttggatttaaatagaacactttaaaccttaaggaccaaaacagaattacgcccaaacataggagaccaatttagtactttacccttaaaattaacttaattaaacACCCTTCTCAAATGCATTaccatcaaaaaataaaataataagaaatagatttttaaattataacttatacaCATTTAAAAAACATATGCCAAAATAATTTAATAGAACAAAGAAACCATACAAGTTTAATGTTCCAAACCAAAATGTTCAACAGTATATACAtagtttaatttgaattaataaataatttttttggtaccaaaatatttgtatttttattggtaGAGTGgttgcaagtttttttttttggttggtaAAGTACTCTTTGTTCATTAGCCAAATAAATTATTAGAAGTGGCCAAAACGggtcaaataaaaataaagcaaacaaatcgaaaataaattgtattaataAGAACTTAATGTTAGATTGTTTATTTAATGATTAGCAAGAAAAATGGctaaaaagtgaaaagaaaaataaagatatttatgagaaagaaaaatagaTGGAAATAAGAAACAGAAAAGTTTAAATATGCACATGAATTAATTCGAGTTAATTtgcttctttttttaatttttaaattttaaattaaataaataaattttatccaCGTACcataaaataattgaataaagcAAGAACTTTGATTTTCTTTTACAGTTCAtacaaaaaaaatagatattatttttgTGTACACATAACTCTTGtatatattctatttttagtattaaaagaaaaaaaattttaagactaACCAAATGCTATATCTCAAagcaaaaattaatatttaacgtGGAATAACTGCACATGTGACTTAATTCTTGAattaaagaaagttttttttttaatataaaaaatttaccaATAGCATGCTTTAAGATAAGAGATCAATTTAATtcacaataaattatttaaaatattgttcCTAATGTTAGCAATACGTGTTCTATAGTTTCTTTTACAATTTACACTTTTATAGATGTGCTCATATACCATTCAAAATAACCAAGAATAAGCCAATAAGACATAAAATTTGATAATCCACCATGCTAAACTTCTACAAATTTGCTGGTTTCACATGATAAGGTGTGAATTAATAAAATCACTAaccatctaaattttaaaaaaataagaactatataattaataataatatttagttaCTTTCCCTGTTGGTCATTAGCATCAATTTATGAAACATTTATTGAAAAATGCATCTACAATGGCCAGAGAAAGAAGAACATAATTAGTTAAacaatataacaaaaatataaactTAGTTAAATATTAATGTTTGTCATCCAACAAAAAAATCTCTTCAAAGTCCACTTAAATTAGAATGACTTACCTTAAGAAGAAGAGAGTTACACGCACACTCTAGTACTGCTCTCTTAATGTGTTTTGTATTAGACATAAAAAAATCATCTCCAAATACCTGCACAATATTGTAAAATCGATCAAATAAGTACCCAGTAGATCAAGTAAATATCTCATTGGTAACATGTCAATATATTTCTAAAACAATCTTAAAAATATGAATATAGTTCCTTGTGACTTTATTCCTGTTTTCTAAATTTCTGTTACCATGTGCAGGAAGTTGAAGATCATGCCCAAAAAATACTATTGGTATGTTTCCAATAGACGAAGATTCTTGCAAAAAGTAAAAAAGTGTACTAAAATGGCAAAGAAAACTCAAAAACCACCTCAGTGAATAACGTACAAATCGTATCGTTCGTTATTGTATGAGACAACGTACAAATTGTTACTGTATACACTGATATGGTTCACAAATTTCAGAAGCATTTCAATAGTTTGGCCACTCTTCATTTGAATAAAATCCTTTTATGCGCTGTTGAATTATAACAACAATAAGTACCCTGTTTATGTAAGTatcttaaaaaatacaaatatggctgccgaaatattttttaacaaaatatactattgaagaatttagaaaataaatatggCTCATAGTCTTAATGGAGGATATGAAAAGAGATCATAATCAGATAAACCAAACCTTGAAGAGAACATGAAAGAAGCATGTCTTCGGATTGGCATAGTGTTTAGTTGCAGACTGTATATGTAGTagaatttaatgattaattattcAAAATTCCAGCTCCATttagtagaaaaaaataaaaccctCCATGAATTCATTCTGTTAAATAAACAAAGAATACTACAAAGTCTAATTCATGGTATCCGAATCTAGATGCAGCAACATTGAGTCACcaaatcaaagcaaattaaaaCCATTCAACATTTACATCTACTCTGTTCGATTCCAATTTTCCTTATTAGTTCTCCTTAGCTTCTATCATTAGAAAGAGcgcatcaattaaaaaaaaattaaaagacactACATAAAGCTAACAGTGGTAAAAGCCAGATCCATGAATAAGGGTGAATCACATCGtgttaagaaaatataaaataaatttttacttaaaaaaattaccTCTGCAACACCGTCGATGGTAGGATTTCAGAGTTCTCGTTCTCTTCACCGTGCCATCAACTTGCTTCTAGCTACTCTTTCTTCACTGTTGGCATGAACACCACTCGCCGCTGCCTCGCTGCTGCATCAACAGCCATCATCACTTTTGGATTGTTATTCTTCATCTCTGCTGCTCGACGATGATGAGCTCAATCGCTGATTTCTTCTCCGGTGATGGCCATAAGCCACGACAACCATCTTTGTTAAGTAACTGCGAAGGATTGAGTTTCGATTTTTGAAAACAGATGAAAAGTCTCTAACGGCGATTTTTCTGTTTGCATTGTGAGCAAAGTTTTTGTGCTTATTTCGGTGGCAGTGCTAAATTTCGGTACCAAGGCAAAGAGAACGATAGAGAGAGATTTAAGTTTTTGAAGTTTAAAATGCGGTGGCTTATAAAAAAGATTGTTGCTAAATGACCAAGTTTTATCATTTTAGATATATATTTACTTTGATACTCTTATTCTTTATTATGCTATGTGTCGTTTAGATAGGTTAGACACTTGTCGAATAAAGAATTATTTACtgttctctttttatatatataataaaggagattgatttttgttagatttaaatcaatttgattaaatttaattatcaaaaatagTTAGCTGTTTATTAAGATttggaaaaaaaaacttttaatatttatctAATAGAATGAATGCGATTAAAAAGTTATTGCCTAATTGGTACTTATTTTTATCTCGTAAATTAATTTGGTTGAGTGAAAAGTTAAGTGGCAGCCCATTCTTTGTTGTCCTGTTTAAGAAACAGAAACAGCACAATTATTGCCTAGTTCTACCGAAGGCGGGGGATCAACCATGTCATGGCTATCATCAATCACGAACTCACTCAGActcgacgacgacgacgacgacgtcGATGATCAACAACCACAACAGCAAAACCACAATAAACACACTCCCAATCCGGAAACCGCCACCGTTGACCCCAAATCCCCAACCAAACCAGAACCCGACTCACAATCCGAACCATCCACTCCCACTGCTCGGGGCGTCAAAGAAGACCTCTCCGAGCTCAAACAAACCATCTCGCGCCGATTATGGGGCGTCGCTTCTTTCCTCGCCCCTCCCTCCGATCCCGAACCAAAATCCGAACCTCAGATCTCGGATCCCGAACGTGCTACCGATGAGGACCTAATTGCAGGAATCCGAAGCGATTTCGCCGAGATAAGTGGAAGGTTCAGGAGCGGAATCTCTAAGCTCTCTGAAAACAAGGCCGTGTCTGAGATTACCAAAATAGCCTCCAATTTTCTCCAGCTTGGTTCTGAAGAGGAGCGCTCTCTCAGCGACTACAATCTAAACGGCGTCGTTGGATTTAATGAAGACGTAGTTTCATTCGCCAGGAGCATAGCCATGCACCCCGAGACTTGGCTCGATTTCCCTCTTCCCGATGATCCTGAATCTGATGGTATTTTTCCccctttttataattttataatttttattttcagtctCAACTTTTCGATTCGAGTAAGATTTAAGTGTGTGATTTCAATTCCATGTGTAGTGGTGTACATGGTTAGGGTTACGTATTGGGATCAGGTTTTAAACTGTTTTTAGTGGTTGTATTTTACATTGTGGTTGctttaaattgtgaaaatgaaTTAGGGTTGCAATTGTTTTGCAATGCAGTGTAGACGGCAACTTAGAATCATGATTGGAATCTATGCAATGTCACTAATTTGCGAGAAGTGCTATATAGTTCATAATATTTAGGTATTGTTTGTGTACGAAACACACAGAATGAGTACACAAGACATCGATACTAAATTATGATATTTTTGCGCATTGTTCAGCAAATCATGATTGGAATCTATGTTAGATTTGTACACAACTCTGGtacaaaatcaaatgaaaatttgaaTGTTTTCAAGTGATTTACTCGggctaattttaattttgttctctCAGGTTCCTAGTTTGTAGTGAGAGAGACAGCTTCTGTGTCTTAACTCTTAAGAGGCTGCTTTATGATTTTCCCTAATATTATTTCTTTGTCTTTGACCTTTTActaatttatgttttttattttgtttaatagaTTTTGAGTTATCGGATTTCCAACAAGAACATGCTCTGGCTGTTGAACGGTTGGCACCAAGGTTAGCTGCTCTAAGAATGGAACTTTGTCCTGGATACATGAGCGATGGTTGCTTTTGGAAGATATACTTTGTACTCCTGCACCCTAGACTCGACAAAAATGATGCTGTCATTTTATCAACCCCACCAGTGAGTGAAAATTTGCTTGCAAttggttttctttctctttcattttttctttctatattttctttggAATTTCCACAGCCTAGTAAGTACAGCTGTACAGATGCATTGTCTCATAGCCTCGTTCTTGAATGTGTAAAAAGTATCaattctattaattttatttttttagtctttGGCTCTTGGCATATGAATCTCTGGAATTGTAGCATCAACTTGTGTCACTACTCACTATGCTAATCTGATCTAATTGCACGAAATGCTGTTATATCAAATGTGATTTTCCTTCACCAAATTTTTACACAGGTCTGAAAAATGTTGGAATTGaacaattttattatattttattttatttttaggcaAGGTGTAATTGAACAATTCTTTATGCTTGTGACATTTGACTTTCAACTAGTTGCTTTTGGCGTCAATAGATAATCTTCTAACCTGCATTGTCACCATTTTATTCTACCTGCAGATAATGGAAGCCAGAGCAATGTTAACTGAGGTGTTagacaaaaggaaaaagaaaaagcaagagcaAAACTTATCTGCCGGCAGCAGTGTTCCATCAGAAGAGGCTGAACACTTTCTTTTTGTGCCAACCAGTGCTCAACAGGAATCCAATCCTCAGCACATGTCTGTTGTTCAAGCAGCCCCATCTGCAGTTATGTTTGATGTCGAGATGGATAAACATGTCCAAATTAGCAATGTTCCCACAGAAAAGGCAGAACATGGTCTGTCTGTGCCAACCAGTTTTCAACAGGAATCACATCCTCTGCAAACATCTGTTGTTGAAGCAGCCCCATCTGTTGTGCTTGATGCCAAGATGGATAAACATCCTCCTGCCCAGAATAGCACTGTTCAGTTCAAAGAAACCAAAACGCACCTGCCAGTGCATACCAGCGTTCAACAAGAATCCCAACCTCTGCAGACATCTGTTGTTGAAGCAGCCCCATCTGCGGTTGTTTCTGATGTCAAGATGGATAATCTTGTCCAAAGCACTCAAGTTCAGGATACCAAGAAATCTATGGTTAAAGAAGCTCCAGTGAAACCCTCTATAGACCAATCATCATCTAGTTCTGTAAATAAAATTTCTGATGAGTTGGATGAGGATGATGATTGGTTGAAAGAGGATGATACTCCTGAAATGGCTGGTCTCACTGGAACTTCAAACCCTGCTGCAAATGACGATGATGTCTCATTTAGTGACCTTGAGGAGGATGATGTTTAAGGTTACGTTCCCATGAGTTATAAACAAACTTGCATCAAATTCTGATTCTTTAACAAAGGCACTGGAGACTGGATTCATTTAAGTGGTTCACTCAACTCCGATAAGTATATATAAATTATGAAGAATGCTGCTGGAAACGAATGTTCCGAGGATGCTGGAGCTCTAAAATCATGAGAACAAGGATCCTAGTGAGTGGCTTAATGTTGATGGCATTCATGTGACATAATTTGATTCTCTTCTATTTTGTGAATATCTGCATATATTTAGTCTCTACAATTCTGTGATCAGCCTCTCGAAAGCTTATTTGTGTAAATAAAAGCTACTTTCCACCGGCCATTGTTCTATGTGTGGTTATTAGTTTATTACTGCTCTTTACACATATAACTCCTTTGCATTGATATTGGAAGACGAAGTTATTTGAGGTTATAAAATGCCttcaacttttatttattttttcgagaGTGAATAAGCCAATATGTACTAAAATAAAGTATTGTtgatgttgtaaaataaataaggaagagaaataaatataaaatagagaaatataaatatgctcttattttattataatataagtaGTTTATCTATTtgctaatattataaatattgtaGTTTAAAACTACGGAAAGATAAAAAAGAGAGAATTTATTAGCACTGTATAAAGTGAAGAATATTATAGTAAAAGAGAGAAGGAAATGTTTTATTGGTGTTGTGTAATATTTTTCAcattgtttttctatttatatGCGTGTGAAGTTTGTTTTTCAACTTCATTcagtattgaaaataaaaatcaacCACCCATATTAATGGGCATTCAATTtgatcttatcacaacactctccCTTGGATGTCCATTTAGGATGGTCTCATTAataccttactaaagaaaaattcattggaaaaaaactttagtgaaggaaaaaaagTACAATATCTTTTGATGGGGACTgcttcattaaaaaccttgtcaagaaaaactcaatggaaaaaacctgaccaaggaaaaaagaataCAGTCTCCcactcttgtcgacatcatttaatgtctcaaaATCGGCGCAtctcaatctcatgtaccaatcttttaaaggaggattttgggagtgactttgtgaataaatctatcagattgtcacttgagtggatctgttggacatcaattgtcccttgattttgaagatcatgagtgaagaataatttaggagaaatatgctttgttctatcgcttttgatgtatccacctttaagttgagcaatgtaTGTTGTATTTTCTTCAAATAGGACAGTTGGaactatcttatgatcaatcagtccacatgatgacagaatatattggatcaaactcctgaacCAAAAACACTCgtgactagcttcatgtatcgctagtatttcagcatgattagaggaggttgctgctatcatctgtttcgtagacctccatgatatagctgtaccaccatatgtgaacatgtATCCTGTTTGAAATCTCTCTtatatgtggatcagacaagtatccagcatctgcatagccaactagttgtgacttggatctatatggataaaacaatcccatatcaacggtttcatgaagatatcgaaaaatttttttgattccAATCCAATGTCTTctagttggagaggaactatatcttactagtaaattcacagcaaatgatatatcgggtcatgtattattagcaagatacattagcgctccaatggcactaagatatggtacttcagaaccaaggatatcttcattttctcctttaggacggaattgatcattttccacatccaaagatcttacgatcattgggtattcaagggatgtgacttatccatataaaatctcttcaagatcttttctgtgtatgtcgtttgatgaataaagatcccaatttttgtatgctcgatctgcaggcagagacaaaatttagtctttccaagatctttcatctcaaactcttcttttagagtttttataatagttagaatctcttcaggagttccaatgatatttaaatcatcaacgtacacatcAATTATAATGAATACAGatgcaaatttttttatgaaaacacatgggcagatatcatcattatttttaaatctgtttttggccagatactcagtaagacaattataccacattcgtccagattgctttatactatataaagatctttgtaatttgactgagtagaacccctgtgaatattcattggatggtttagatatctttaatccttcaaGGACTTtcatagatatcccgatctaatgagccgtataaataggttgttaccacatccattaaatacatatgcagtttatgatatgcagataaactgaccaaataacgcaatgttattgcatccactacaggggaatacgtttcttcataatctacaccgggcctttgtgaaaacccttgtgctacaagtcgagctttgtagcgcacaacttcatttttctcatttcgttttctcacgaatacccatcggtatctaacaagttttacatcttctggtgtacggactacaggtccaaagacttcaggttttgcaagtgagtctaattcagccttcataacttctttccattttgaccaatcattcctttgtcgacattcttcgactgatcttggctcaaaatccttactttcatgcatgatatttaatgccacattatatacaaatatttcattgacaattatcttatttcggtcccatttttctcctgtaaagacataatttatcgagatctcgtcattttcacaatttttaggtacTTGAAtgttttctggcgttaaaactatatcagaattttagaTAAATACAGGTGTCTTTACTGTCTTTTTCAGCAGGAATAGTAttgacctcttttctttttcgaagatttttgtctttggaaccgacaagcCTGCCACGCTTTTGGCGTGAATTTtcttcagtggctatttgtctGACTGGCACattaattcgaattggggcatttttcgtTGGTATATACaacttggttatcctctttgtatcggaaaatacATCAgataattcatttgctattctttgcaaatgtataatcttttgaacttctagttcacattgccgtaatcgaggatctaaatgcattaaggatgatgcattctaattaagttttttttttcaggaaGTTTATTCTCTTTCcttaatgttgaaaattttgattcatcaaaatgacaatccacaAACCGGACTTTAAATATAtttccagtttgtatctcaagatacctcacgataaagggagaatcatatccaacatatatccctaattttctttggggtcccattttggtgcgattaggtggtgcactggaaacatatatcgcacatccgaatattcttaaatgggaaacatttggctgctggccaaattctaattgcataggagagaattgatggtaactcgttggcctcagaCGAATAAGTGCTGCAACATGTAAAATAGCATACCCCCAaatcgaggttgggagatttctTCTCATAAGCaaaggtctagcaattaattggaggcgtttaataagtgattttgctaactcattttgtgtgtgaacatgagctactggatgttcaacacttatttcaTTGGCCAtataataagcatcaaaagcttgggaactAAATTCACCTACATTATCAAAACGAATTGTTTTGATTGAATTTTctagaaattgtgcttttaatcaaataatttgagccagtaatatCGCAAACGCtaagttgcgagaagacaataagcacacatgtgatcaTCTCAAAGATGTGTCAAGaccataaaatatttaaaagatctaCATAGTGGATGAATagatccacatatatcaccttgaattctTTCtaagaattcaggggactcaaatccaatctttattgGTGATagctttaaaattaacttcccttgcagcacaacaaagagaaaaaaaaagagaatattttAGCACCGTATAAAGTGAAGAATATTATAGTAAAAGAGAGAGAATGAAATGTTTTATTAGTGTTGTGTAATATTCTTCATATTGCTTTTTTATTTATAGGCGTGTGAAATTTGCTTTTTCAACTTCAttcagtattaaaaataaaaatcaaccaCCTATATTAATGAACATTCAATTTGATCTTATCATAACAGTTGAAAGA is a window from the Arachis hypogaea cultivar Tifrunner chromosome 1, arahy.Tifrunner.gnm2.J5K5, whole genome shotgun sequence genome containing:
- the LOC112800660 gene encoding uncharacterized protein, whose protein sequence is MSWLSSITNSLRLDDDDDDVDDQQPQQQNHNKHTPNPETATVDPKSPTKPEPDSQSEPSTPTARGVKEDLSELKQTISRRLWGVASFLAPPSDPEPKSEPQISDPERATDEDLIAGIRSDFAEISGRFRSGISKLSENKAVSEITKIASNFLQLGSEEERSLSDYNLNGVVGFNEDVVSFARSIAMHPETWLDFPLPDDPESDDFELSDFQQEHALAVERLAPRLAALRMELCPGYMSDGCFWKIYFVLLHPRLDKNDAVILSTPPIMEARAMLTEVLDKRKKKKQEQNLSAGSSVPSEEAEHFLFVPTSAQQESNPQHMSVVQAAPSAVMFDVEMDKHVQISNVPTEKAEHGLSVPTSFQQESHPLQTSVVEAAPSVVLDAKMDKHPPAQNSTVQFKETKTHLPVHTSVQQESQPLQTSVVEAAPSAVVSDVKMDNLVQSTQVQDTKKSMVKEAPVKPSIDQSSSSSVNKISDELDEDDDWLKEDDTPEMAGLTGTSNPAANDDDVSFSDLEEDDV